One region of Eretmochelys imbricata isolate rEreImb1 chromosome 2, rEreImb1.hap1, whole genome shotgun sequence genomic DNA includes:
- the SGK3 gene encoding serine/threonine-protein kinase Sgk3 isoform X4 — translation MDNPKHQSDPSEDEDERSNPKLNSTSQNINLGPSGNPHAKPTDFDFLKVIGKGSFGKVLLAKRKLDGKFYAVKVLQKKVVLNRKEQKHIMAERNVLLKNLKHPFLVGLHYSFQTTEKLYFVLDFVNGGELFFHLQRERSFPEHRARFYAAEIASALGYLHSINIVYRDLKPENILLDSLGHVVLTDFGLCKEGIAISDTTATFCGTPEYLAPEVIRKQPYDNTVDWWCLGAVLYEMLYGLPPFYCRDVAEMYENILHKPLYVRPGVSLTAWSILEELLEKDRQNRLGAREDFLEIQRHPFFESLSWADLLQKKIPPPFNPNVVGPDDIRNFDAAFTEEMVPYSVCISSDYNIVNASVLEADDAFVGFSYAPPSEDLFP, via the exons CTAAACTCTACCTCACAGAATATCAACCTGGGACCATCTGGAAATCCTCA CGCTAAACCAACAGACTTCGACTTCTTGAAAGTTATTGGGAAAGGCAGCTTTGGCAAG GTTCTTCTTGCAAAACGAAAACTGGATGGGAAATTTTATGCAGTTAAAGTATTGCAGAAAAAAGTTGTTCTCAACAGGAAAGAG CAAAAACATATTATGGCTGAACGTAATGTACTGTTGAAAAATTTGAAACATCCATTTTTGGTTGGATTACATTACTCATTCCAAACAACAGAAAAGCTTTACTTTGTTCTGGATTTTGTTAATGGAGGGGAG CTGTTCTTTCATTTACAAAGAGAACGCTCCTTTCCTGAACACAGAGCCAGATTTTATGCTGCTGAAATAGCCAGTGCATTGGGCTACTTGCACTCCATAAATATTGTATACAG GGATTTGAAACCAGAAAACATTCTCTTAGACTCACTG GGACATGTTGTCTTAACAGATTTTGGACTCTGTAAAGAAGGGATTGCTATCTCGGATACCACTGCAACCTTTTGTGGGACACCAGAA tacCTTGCCCCAGAAGTGATCAGAAAACAGCCCTATGACAACACAGTAGACTGGTGGTGCCTTGGTGCGGTTCTATATGAAATGCTTTATGGGTTG cCTCCATTTTACTGCCGTGATGTTGCTGAGATGTATGAAAATATTCTTCACAAACCTCTGTATGTGCGCCCAGGAGTCAGTCTTACAGCCTGGTCTATTCTGGAAGAACTCTTGGAGAAAGACAGGCAAAACAGACTTGGAGCAAGAGAAGacttt CTTGAAATTCAAAGGCATCCTTTCTTTGAATCTCTCAGCTGGGCTGACCTTCTCcagaagaagattccaccaccatTTAATCCTAATGTG GTTGGCCCAGATGATATAAGGAATTTTGATGCAGCTTTTACAGAAGAAATGGTTCCTTATTCAGTTTGCATTTCCTCTGATTATAACATTGTAAATGCCAGTGTGCTGGAGGCAGATGATGCATTTGTTGGATTTTCTTATGCACCACCTTCTGAAGACTTATTTCCCTAG